The following coding sequences lie in one Acidimicrobiia bacterium genomic window:
- a CDS encoding 3-dehydroquinate synthase gives MPLNNGRDYPVLVGPGAVNELAQVVPDAAQRVAIITQEGIGVAVDPGREHQVFLVPDGEQAKTLSNVENLCRSLAQWGLTRQDCIVGVGGGVVTDLAGFTAASYHRGTPVIHVATTLLGQIDAAIGGKTGVNLPEGKNLVGAFWQPTAVLCDTATLATLPAAEMRSGFGEMAKYHFLGGQDLAGLSFDEKVARCGEIKAQVVAEDERESGRRAILNYGHTLGHALETTGQYGLRHGEAVAIGLIFAAHLAASLGRINQQRVAEHYQTVASYDLHVDLPAGTDHQELLAVMGRDKKALNGLTFALDGPQGVEVVADIKPQDVLQTLNQMEEKRGTSHE, from the coding sequence GTGCCCCTAAACAACGGCCGGGATTACCCAGTTTTGGTAGGGCCCGGAGCAGTAAACGAATTGGCTCAAGTAGTGCCAGACGCTGCGCAACGAGTAGCCATCATCACTCAAGAAGGCATCGGGGTGGCCGTAGACCCCGGCCGAGAACACCAAGTCTTTTTGGTGCCCGACGGCGAACAAGCCAAAACCTTAAGCAACGTAGAAAACCTTTGCCGCTCGCTGGCCCAATGGGGACTCACCCGACAAGACTGCATCGTCGGAGTAGGAGGCGGCGTGGTCACCGACCTCGCCGGATTCACCGCAGCGTCATACCATCGAGGAACCCCCGTGATACATGTAGCCACCACCCTGCTGGGCCAAATAGATGCCGCCATCGGCGGAAAAACCGGCGTCAACCTGCCCGAAGGAAAAAACTTGGTCGGAGCTTTTTGGCAACCCACCGCTGTGCTGTGCGACACCGCCACCTTGGCCACCCTGCCGGCCGCCGAAATGCGTAGCGGCTTCGGCGAAATGGCGAAATATCATTTCCTCGGCGGGCAAGACCTTGCCGGATTATCGTTCGATGAAAAAGTCGCCCGCTGCGGAGAAATAAAAGCCCAAGTAGTGGCCGAAGACGAACGAGAGTCTGGCCGCCGAGCCATATTGAATTACGGCCACACCCTGGGCCACGCCTTAGAAACCACCGGACAATACGGGTTACGCCACGGCGAAGCGGTGGCCATCGGCTTGATCTTTGCCGCCCACCTGGCGGCCTCACTGGGGCGCATAAATCAACAACGAGTAGCCGAGCATTACCAAACAGTCGCCAGTTACGACCTCCACGTTGATCTGCCAGCAGGCACCGACCATCAAGAACTGCTCGCAGTAATGGGACGCGACAAAAAAGCACTCAATGGTTTAACCTTCGCCCTCGACGGCCCCCAAGGGGTAGAAGTAGTGGCCGACATAAAACCACAAGATGTGCTCCAAACACTGAACCAAATGGAAGAAAAACGAGGAACCTCTCATGAGTGA